In the Populus trichocarpa isolate Nisqually-1 chromosome 1, P.trichocarpa_v4.1, whole genome shotgun sequence genome, one interval contains:
- the LOC18095617 gene encoding uncharacterized protein LOC18095617, which yields MASKLLLITVFIFDLIAFGLAVAAEQRRSTATVRPDSEKDYSYCIYDSDIASGYGVGAFLFLLASQVLIMFASKCFCCGKPLSPGGSRACAVILFIVCWVFFFIAEICLFAGSIRNAYHTKYKNFFGENLDCPSLRKGVFAAGAAFTLFTAIVSEFYYVCYSRASDSFHPYSGDVGVGMGTYK from the exons ATGGCTTCGAAACTACTGTTGATTACTGTCTTTATCTTCGATCTCATAGCATTTGGCTTGGCTGTTGCAGCTGAGCAGAGAAGAAGCACT GCCACTGTCCGACCAGATTCTGAAAAAGATTACAGTTACTGCATCTATGATTCAGACATTGCATCTGGCTATGGTGTTGGCGCATTTTTGTTCCTATTGGCTAGCCAAGTCCTTATTATGTTTGCCAGTAAATGTTTCTGCTGTGGCAAGCCTTTGAGTCCTGGAGGTTCAAGGGCTTGTGCGGTTATCCTGTTTATAGTCTGCTG GGTGTTTTTCTTCATTGCTGAAATATGCTTGTTTGCGGGTTCAATAAGGAATGCCTACCACACCAAGTACAAGAATTTTTTCGGTGAAAACCTGGATTGCCCATCATTGAGGAAAGGAGTTTTTGCAGCAGGAGCTGCATTTACTTTGTTCACTGCCATAGTTTCCGAGTTCTACTATGTTTGCTATTCCAGGGCCAGTGACAGCTTCCATCCATACAGTGGAGACGTTGGTGTGGGTATGGGAACCTACAAGTGA